Within Rothia sp. ZJ932, the genomic segment TAACCGGGGAAAGAAAGGCAGCCCTCTTCTTCATCCTCATCAGGCTCAGCCGCAGAAATCTTACCCAGAGTCAACACAGGGTTCACGATGCAACCGCGCGGAGCAACCCCGTCCTCATTCTCAAAGACATAAGTAAAAAGACGCAGCCCCGCGCCCACCTGGGGCGCCGCCAGACCTACGCCGTGCGAGGCGTCCATCGTTTCGTACATATCAGCAACCAGCTGCTTAAACTCGGGGTCATCAAAGTCAGTAACCGCGCGGGCAGGCTGATGCAACACGGGATTACCGTGAATAATAATAGGCAAAATAGTCATGGTAAGAATCTTTCTTAGACGAGAAGGTCAGCGCCAACGGTATCGCGCAGGATCTCGTTAGTACCACCAAAAATAGTGAGCAGGCGGGCTGCGAGGAAAGCCTGGGCTACAGGGTGCTCCAGAATGTAGGCGTAACCGCCGAAGAGCTGTAGTGCGCGGTCGGTCACGTGGGTAGCCTTCTCGGACGCAAAAATTTTCACTTTGGCGGCATCTTCAGCAGTGAGCTCACCGGCATTGAAAGCATCAATAGCGTGAGCCAGGTACAGCTCGGTAACCTCAACATCGGTCATGAGATCTGAAATCTCAAAGCGAGTGTTCTGAAAATCAGCAACACGAGAGCCGAAGGCCTGACGTTCTTTGACGTACTCGATGGTCGCTTCAACGGTGGCGCGAACGGTGATGGCTGATGCGGCGGCGATGGCAAGGCGTGCCTGGGGCAGTTGTTCCTTGACATAGAGCAGACCCCTGCCCTCTTCACCAATGAGGTTCTTGGCGGGAACCTTCACATTGTCAAAGAAAAGCTCAGCGGTGTCTGATGCGCGAACGCCCATCTTATCGAGCTGGTTGCCGGCGGTGTACCCCTCTGTTTTTTCAACGAAAAACAGCGAG encodes:
- a CDS encoding acyl-CoA dehydrogenase family protein — encoded protein: MKTRFYTEDHELFREVAREFVAREVAPNYPQWDQEHMMPRSVWKAAGEAGVLGLAIPEEFGGAEMPDYRFQTVLTEELASAGCFGFALAVHLQQDLVLPYLLAYGTDEQKQQWLPRMVEGALVTSCALTEPGAGSDLRAARTTAVKEGEYYVLNGQKTFIGSGISGDAAIVLARTDGSTGGRGGAESFSLFFVEKTEGYTAGNQLDKMGVRASDTAELFFDNVKVPAKNLIGEEGRGLLYVKEQLPQARLAIAAASAITVRATVEATIEYVKERQAFGSRVADFQNTRFEISDLMTDVEVTELYLAHAIDAFNAGELTAEDAAKVKIFASEKATHVTDRALQLFGGYAYILEHPVAQAFLAARLLTIFGGTNEILRDTVGADLLV
- the def gene encoding peptide deformylase; the encoded protein is MTILPIIIHGNPVLHQPARAVTDFDDPEFKQLVADMYETMDASHGVGLAAPQVGAGLRLFTYVFENEDGVAPRGCIVNPVLTLGKISAAEPDEDEEEGCLSFPGYGFPLKRAEWVTVSGFNEFGEPVKFDATGWFARVMQHETDHLDGKLYVNRLNKKWTARAKKVVKKEGWTVDGNSWTPGIDPDPFGH